A stretch of the Actinomyces qiguomingii genome encodes the following:
- a CDS encoding TetR/AcrR family transcriptional regulator: MPTRAEARDATRVRVLASSRRLFEKKGFNATTIRDIAADAGVSVGTVMYVGDKSSLLVACFDERIEALHTSRPPASRTQVRAEGGGDGTEALLGVLLPFIELFGRNPDLARSYGAVLISGAHGSRVFDELREDLINELQDVFVTITGCSTTAAKQRATTTYLAYLGALLEWASTPGAETSRLTDRVRNAVGPLLTASDEKR, encoded by the coding sequence ATGCCCACGCGCGCCGAAGCACGCGATGCCACCAGAGTTCGGGTCCTGGCAAGTTCGCGCAGACTGTTCGAGAAGAAAGGTTTCAACGCTACGACCATCAGGGACATCGCGGCGGACGCCGGCGTCAGTGTGGGAACCGTCATGTACGTCGGAGACAAAAGCAGCCTGCTGGTGGCATGCTTCGACGAACGCATCGAGGCGCTGCACACCAGCCGCCCTCCGGCCAGCCGCACCCAAGTCCGAGCCGAAGGCGGAGGCGACGGCACCGAGGCGCTCCTCGGCGTCCTCCTCCCTTTTATCGAACTGTTCGGCCGCAACCCCGACCTCGCCCGGTCCTACGGAGCGGTACTCATATCCGGTGCTCACGGTTCGAGGGTCTTCGACGAGCTGCGTGAGGACTTGATCAACGAACTCCAGGACGTCTTCGTCACGATCACAGGCTGTTCGACGACGGCCGCAAAACAGCGCGCCACAACTACATACCTGGCCTACCTGGGCGCGCTCCTCGAATGGGCGTCCACACCGGGAGCCGAGACGTCCAGGCTGACCGACAGAGTTCGCAATGCGGTCGGTCCGCTCCTGACGGCCTCCGATGAGAAGAGGTGA
- a CDS encoding type II toxin-antitoxin system VapC family toxin, translating to MTICYLDTSAALKLLIEEAESDPLATWLTEQTANGLSLCSSFLLHTELYCAARRRRQLDMQSTASLLSGIELIDISREHLLNAARDTAGLRAADAIHLTVALNVRSDLLLTYDREMQQAALQRGLTVTAPR from the coding sequence ATGACCATTTGCTACCTGGATACCTCCGCAGCACTCAAGCTTCTCATCGAGGAAGCCGAGTCGGATCCTTTAGCCACCTGGCTGACCGAGCAGACCGCGAACGGCTTGTCTCTGTGCTCCTCCTTCTTGCTGCACACAGAGCTGTACTGCGCCGCTCGACGACGCCGACAGCTCGATATGCAGTCAACCGCATCATTACTGTCGGGGATCGAACTCATTGACATCTCGCGGGAGCATCTGCTCAACGCAGCGCGAGACACGGCGGGGCTGCGTGCGGCAGACGCGATCCACCTCACAGTTGCCCTGAACGTACGCTCCGACCTGCTCCTCACTTACGACCGGGAAATGCAACAAGCTGCGCTGCAACGAGGGCTGACGGTGACCGCCCCCAGATGA
- a CDS encoding inositol-3-phosphate synthase yields the protein MHVQFGDYHVSDIDFVAAFDVDAAKVGLDLADAINASENNTIKIADVATTGVRVQRGVTLDGFGKYYRETVQESSEPPVDVVQALKDARVDVVVSYLPVGSEEADRYYAQCAVDAGCAFVNCLPVFIASDPAWAQKFADAGLPIIGDDIKSQIGATITHRVLARLFEERGITIDRTYQLNVGGNMDFKNMLERERLMSKKISKTQAVTSNVATRFADKDIHVGPSDYVGWLDDRKFAFVRLEGRNFGGAPVSLEYKLEVWDSPNSAGVVIDAIRAAKIGLDRGIGGPLLSPSSFFMKSPPQQRPDEEAMDSTEAFIRGEVER from the coding sequence ATGCACGTCCAGTTCGGCGACTACCACGTCTCGGACATTGACTTCGTGGCCGCCTTCGACGTTGATGCCGCCAAGGTCGGCCTCGATCTGGCCGATGCCATCAACGCCTCAGAGAACAACACCATCAAGATCGCCGACGTCGCCACCACCGGCGTGAGGGTGCAGCGCGGCGTCACCCTCGACGGCTTCGGCAAGTACTACCGCGAAACTGTTCAAGAATCCTCCGAGCCTCCGGTCGATGTGGTCCAGGCGCTAAAGGACGCCCGTGTTGACGTCGTCGTCTCCTACCTGCCGGTCGGCTCGGAGGAGGCCGACCGTTACTACGCCCAGTGCGCCGTCGACGCCGGCTGCGCCTTCGTCAACTGCCTGCCGGTATTCATCGCCTCCGATCCGGCCTGGGCGCAGAAATTCGCCGACGCCGGCCTGCCTATCATCGGTGATGACATCAAGTCCCAGATCGGCGCCACCATCACCCACCGGGTGCTCGCCAGACTCTTCGAGGAGCGCGGCATCACCATCGACCGCACCTACCAGCTCAACGTCGGCGGCAACATGGACTTCAAGAATATGTTGGAGCGCGAGCGACTGATGTCGAAGAAGATCTCTAAGACCCAGGCGGTCACCTCCAATGTCGCCACGCGGTTCGCCGACAAGGACATTCATGTCGGCCCCTCCGACTACGTCGGTTGGCTGGACGACCGCAAGTTCGCCTTCGTGCGTCTGGAGGGCCGCAACTTCGGCGGCGCCCCCGTCAGCCTGGAGTACAAGCTCGAGGTCTGGGACTCCCCGAACTCCGCCGGCGTGGTCATCGACGCCATCCGGGCGGCGAAGATCGGCCTGGACCGCGGCATCGGCGGACCGCTGCTGTCCCCGTCATCCTTCTTCATGAAGTCACCGCCGCAGCAGCGCCCCGACGAGGAGGCCATGGACTCCACCGAGGCCTTCATCCGGGGAGAGGTCGAGCGCTGA
- a CDS encoding ABC transporter permease: MTPLPADSPAPTSAVTTLWRLWPCLVLLWRRLRWQVLAWCLPLWLLAAVTPPAYERVYPSLRTRELLVSSMRDTPGTRLLYGVLPLPGRIGQLVQWETGAYLLFCISLMAVLLTCRTMRADEEEGMSAVLRGTGVGRWVPFMAPVLACCGAVGAVSLGVGVVLTGSTTQVAELTLPGAWALAGAAAVTGWAFTGLAALACQLCRQARQARGLALCALGVAFVLRVAADEFGAAWLRWTTPLGWRDLVAPYTDDNPAPLAVCSGITVALVAVAGALYTHREYAAGYLPDHSTNGRRWRIRGYADLLTRLSTRSTLAWAAAIACFSALFGAMAGDLTRLLEPGSETSAYIEKMADGGPVEQYLSLLTIITVLLVAVAAVQPINALVSKERTGLVELKASVGLSRVRLLGLRGGAAAVRATGLLALSGGVLAAATGSRLTEDHAVERAFVFTVSQLPGVLAAIGIALAVVGVAPRRFGVVWAVIAWSVFVRFFGGLVELPTWAQDLSVLGHHLDVVGDPDWAPLAVQAAIGVVGAAAGLAFYRGRDLSGS; this comes from the coding sequence GTGACGCCTCTCCCCGCCGACTCCCCCGCCCCGACTTCCGCCGTGACGACGCTGTGGCGACTGTGGCCGTGCCTGGTTCTGCTGTGGCGGCGCCTGCGGTGGCAGGTACTGGCCTGGTGCCTGCCCCTGTGGCTGCTAGCGGCCGTGACGCCCCCGGCATATGAACGTGTGTATCCATCGCTACGGACCCGGGAGCTACTCGTCAGCAGCATGCGCGACACGCCAGGTACGCGCCTGCTGTACGGGGTCCTGCCGCTACCGGGACGTATCGGGCAGTTGGTGCAGTGGGAGACCGGCGCCTACCTGTTGTTCTGCATCAGCCTCATGGCGGTGTTGTTGACCTGTCGGACAATGCGTGCCGATGAGGAGGAGGGCATGTCCGCAGTGCTCCGCGGCACAGGCGTCGGCCGCTGGGTTCCCTTCATGGCGCCGGTTCTCGCGTGCTGCGGTGCGGTCGGCGCGGTCTCGCTCGGCGTCGGCGTGGTTCTGACCGGTTCAACCACTCAAGTGGCGGAGCTGACGCTTCCCGGCGCCTGGGCGCTGGCGGGTGCGGCCGCGGTGACGGGCTGGGCCTTCACCGGCCTTGCGGCCCTGGCGTGTCAGTTGTGTCGACAGGCGCGTCAGGCGCGAGGCCTCGCCCTGTGCGCATTGGGTGTTGCCTTCGTGCTGCGGGTGGCGGCCGATGAGTTCGGTGCCGCCTGGCTGCGATGGACCACGCCGCTGGGCTGGCGCGACCTGGTCGCCCCCTACACCGACGACAACCCCGCCCCGCTGGCCGTGTGCAGTGGGATAACCGTCGCCCTGGTGGCGGTGGCCGGAGCGCTATACACGCACCGGGAGTATGCCGCCGGCTACCTTCCCGACCACTCAACCAACGGGCGCCGCTGGCGGATCCGCGGCTACGCCGACCTACTCACGCGCCTTTCCACACGTTCAACCCTGGCATGGGCCGCTGCAATTGCCTGCTTCTCCGCACTGTTCGGCGCTATGGCGGGCGACCTCACTCGCCTGTTGGAGCCGGGCTCGGAGACCAGTGCGTACATAGAGAAGATGGCCGACGGCGGTCCGGTCGAGCAGTACCTGTCATTGCTGACGATCATCACCGTGCTGCTCGTGGCCGTGGCCGCAGTGCAGCCAATCAATGCCCTCGTCTCTAAGGAGCGGACCGGCCTGGTCGAGCTCAAGGCCTCCGTCGGTTTGTCACGCGTCCGACTGTTGGGACTGCGGGGCGGTGCAGCCGCAGTTCGGGCCACCGGGCTGTTGGCGCTCTCGGGGGGAGTGCTTGCCGCCGCGACGGGTTCCCGGCTCACCGAGGATCATGCCGTGGAGCGGGCCTTCGTATTCACCGTCAGCCAGCTGCCCGGAGTGCTGGCGGCGATCGGCATCGCCCTGGCGGTGGTCGGCGTGGCGCCGCGACGCTTCGGGGTCGTGTGGGCGGTGATCGCCTGGAGCGTGTTTGTCCGTTTCTTCGGCGGACTGGTGGAGTTGCCGACCTGGGCGCAGGACCTGAGCGTCCTCGGACACCACCTCGACGTCGTCGGCGACCCCGACTGGGCACCACTGGCGGTGCAGGCGGCCATCGGCGTTGTCGGCGCCGCCGCCGGCCTGGCCTTCTACCGAGGCCGCGATTTGTCAGGTTCCTGA
- a CDS encoding VWA domain-containing protein — protein MSVAPVTGDQQTGPGPVTTEQRWRLMLGTDDADRTGRSVLTVEQQAMDRALARLYDTGDDGEQRAGRKRTSRRGGLDASAPSVAAWLGDIRRYFPSRVVQVMQNDAIERFGLAAMLTQPEILETLEPDVHLVSALVQLSSVIPEESKQTARQVVNTVVEQVTERLANTMRQSVRGALDRANRTARPRPSDIDWGRTIAANLKNYLPEQRTIVPERLVGYGRRHRGVQREFAICLDQSGSMASSIVYASIMACVMASIHSLRTSLVAYSTDIVDLTSMLADPVDVIFGTQLGGGTDTAPALEHCRRSITRPPDAVVILISDLYDARPERMIDQVRQIRADGATMIALLTLSDDGVPSYNRSAAAELAGLGVPAFGCTPDAFPELIAAAIEGREIGAWAERREADPLSREGD, from the coding sequence ATGAGCGTGGCACCGGTGACGGGCGATCAGCAGACCGGCCCCGGACCGGTCACCACCGAACAGCGCTGGAGACTCATGCTCGGCACGGATGATGCGGATAGGACGGGTCGCAGCGTGCTTACCGTGGAGCAGCAGGCCATGGACCGCGCGCTGGCACGCCTCTACGACACCGGTGACGACGGCGAGCAGCGGGCCGGCCGGAAGAGGACTTCACGGCGCGGTGGGCTGGACGCCTCGGCGCCGTCCGTGGCGGCCTGGCTGGGGGACATTCGGCGCTATTTCCCCAGTCGGGTGGTTCAGGTCATGCAGAACGACGCCATCGAGCGATTCGGTCTGGCGGCAATGCTGACCCAGCCGGAGATACTCGAGACCCTCGAACCCGACGTGCACCTGGTGTCAGCTCTGGTACAGCTGTCGTCGGTGATCCCCGAGGAGTCGAAGCAGACGGCCCGCCAAGTAGTGAACACGGTGGTCGAGCAGGTGACCGAACGTCTTGCCAACACCATGCGCCAGTCGGTCCGCGGCGCCCTCGACCGGGCCAACCGCACCGCGCGGCCGCGCCCGAGCGACATCGACTGGGGCCGCACCATCGCCGCCAACCTCAAGAACTACCTGCCCGAGCAGCGCACCATCGTGCCCGAACGGCTCGTCGGCTACGGGCGCCGGCACCGCGGCGTCCAACGCGAGTTCGCCATCTGCCTAGACCAGTCGGGGTCGATGGCATCCTCGATCGTCTACGCCTCGATCATGGCGTGCGTCATGGCCTCGATTCATTCGCTGCGTACGAGTCTGGTGGCCTACAGCACCGACATCGTCGATCTCACATCCATGCTCGCCGACCCGGTCGACGTGATCTTCGGCACCCAACTCGGCGGCGGCACCGACACGGCCCCGGCCCTCGAGCACTGCCGTCGCTCCATCACCAGGCCCCCCGACGCCGTCGTCATTCTCATCAGCGACCTGTACGACGCCCGCCCCGAGCGCATGATCGATCAGGTGCGGCAGATCCGGGCCGACGGCGCCACGATGATCGCGCTGCTCACATTGAGCGACGACGGCGTGCCCTCGTACAACCGGTCGGCCGCAGCCGAGCTGGCCGGGCTCGGAGTGCCGGCGTTCGGATGCACACCGGACGCCTTCCCCGAGTTGATCGCCGCGGCCATTGAGGGACGGGAGATTGGTGCATGGGCGGAGCGTCGGGAAGCCGATCCTCTATCCCGTGAAGGAGACTGA
- a CDS encoding type II toxin-antitoxin system Phd/YefM family antitoxin, with product MTTIPHRELRNDSAAILRRVEAGESFAITNNGRPVAELVPITQDRLALLRRQGATRPAVPTDFNALNRARGLSSKDILDDLRGEQ from the coding sequence ATGACTACGATTCCACACCGCGAACTACGGAACGACAGCGCCGCAATCCTCCGCCGAGTGGAGGCCGGCGAGAGTTTCGCGATCACCAACAACGGACGTCCCGTAGCCGAGCTTGTGCCCATCACCCAGGACCGCCTCGCTCTACTGCGTCGGCAAGGAGCTACGCGTCCAGCGGTCCCCACAGACTTCAACGCCTTAAACCGCGCGCGAGGACTCAGCTCAAAAGATATACTGGACGACCTGCGCGGCGAGCAATGA
- a CDS encoding MarR family winged helix-turn-helix transcriptional regulator, which translates to MKTTGVGNAEDVGEAILSAACFRLGMLGARVTRDFSERIAPSGLTHKQVGLLAVVDAGLASSQRDIAARLHVAPSLVVTLVDQLVDLGAVRKTRSRNDRRAHKIEVTPEGRQLLASAVVAAEALDAGIRSILSPAGRAALSTLLTELDMHQNRNQ; encoded by the coding sequence ATGAAGACGACAGGGGTCGGCAACGCAGAGGACGTCGGTGAAGCGATCCTGTCCGCCGCATGTTTTCGACTGGGCATGCTCGGCGCGCGGGTCACCCGGGACTTCTCCGAGCGGATTGCACCGTCGGGCTTGACCCACAAGCAAGTGGGCCTGCTGGCCGTCGTCGACGCCGGGCTGGCATCCTCGCAGCGCGACATCGCGGCCCGACTGCACGTCGCACCGAGCCTGGTGGTGACGTTGGTGGACCAACTAGTGGATCTGGGAGCCGTGCGCAAGACCCGCAGCCGCAACGATCGCAGGGCTCACAAGATCGAAGTCACCCCCGAGGGGCGGCAGCTGCTCGCTAGCGCCGTTGTGGCGGCCGAAGCGCTGGACGCCGGCATCCGCAGCATCCTCTCTCCCGCCGGGCGGGCCGCCCTGAGCACGCTGTTGACGGAGCTCGACATGCACCAGAACCGGAATCAGTAG
- a CDS encoding DoxX family protein, with protein sequence MILLPHFPWLIVLLAVVLLGDAILSLRPPAFIRDCLTGVGFPRQWWWTLIVVKVLAAVGLFIGLRVPGVALAASTGVICYFLCAVVAHVRAGFMGRELWINCLGMLALALTTASVSFTG encoded by the coding sequence ATGATACTGCTCCCCCACTTCCCATGGCTGATTGTCCTGCTAGCAGTTGTGTTGCTGGGTGACGCCATCCTGTCACTGAGACCGCCCGCATTCATCCGCGACTGTCTCACCGGGGTGGGGTTTCCGCGACAGTGGTGGTGGACTCTTATAGTCGTCAAGGTCTTGGCGGCCGTCGGCCTGTTTATCGGTTTGCGCGTGCCGGGAGTCGCGCTCGCCGCCAGCACAGGCGTGATCTGTTACTTCCTGTGCGCCGTCGTCGCCCACGTCAGGGCAGGGTTCATGGGCCGCGAGCTGTGGATCAACTGCCTGGGCATGCTGGCCCTGGCGCTTACCACAGCGTCAGTCTCCTTCACGGGATAG